One segment of Macrotis lagotis isolate mMagLag1 chromosome 1, bilby.v1.9.chrom.fasta, whole genome shotgun sequence DNA contains the following:
- the LTC4S gene encoding LOW QUALITY PROTEIN: leukotriene C4 synthase (The sequence of the model RefSeq protein was modified relative to this genomic sequence to represent the inferred CDS: inserted 1 base in 1 codon) produces the protein MNVGVESRQLGGAPLALKXPADKGPARLRTSPAATMHRVHEEVALLATVTLCGVLLQAYFSWQVILARRRYKVSPPATTGPPEFERVFRAQANCAEYFPLFLAVLWVAGIFFHQGTAAACGLLYLGARYSYFRGYAASANGRLAPLYFSARVLWLLVALAAFGLTFHFLPASLKTTILRGLQWLVVMG, from the exons ATGAATGTGGGGGTGGAGAGCAGACAGCTGGGTGGAGCCCCACTGGCCCTTA AGCCAGCTGACAAAGGGCCAGCAAGGCTCCGGACCAGCCCCGCTGCCACCATGCACAGGGTCCATGAGGAGGTGGCCCTCCTGGCCACGGTCACCCTCTGCGGAGTCCTGCTGCAAG cCTACTTCTCCTGGCAGGTGATCCTGGCGAGGAGGAGATATAAGGTGTCACCCCCAGCCACCACCGGCCCCCCTGAATTTGAGAGGGTCTTCCGAGCTCA GGCCAACTGTGCCGAGTATTTCCCCCTGTTCCTGGCTGTCCTCTGGGTCGCGGGCATCTTCTTCCATCAAG GTACGGCAGCTGCCTGTGGCCTGCTCTACCTGGGAGCCCGGTACAGTTACTTCCGTGGCTATGCCGCTTCTGCCAACGGGAG ACTGGCCCCCCTCTACTTCAGTGCCCGTGTCCTCTGGCTGCTGGTAGCTCTGGCTGCATTTGGTCTGACCTTCCACTTTCTTCCAGCCTCCCTAAAGACCACCATCCTGAGGGGGCTGCAGTGGCTGGTTGTGATGGGGTAG